The proteins below come from a single Tissierella sp. MB52-C2 genomic window:
- a CDS encoding M20/M25/M40 family metallo-hydrolase, with amino-acid sequence MNKQISERIEQIAVELTNQLSVVETPGELDSVQKIYDIFSEMSYYKENPNHIKFVYMPNDKLGRKSVMAMLKGKKGNSKKTVLMIGHSDTVGISDYGSLKEYANKPYELTEKFKEISSTLPEEVRRDLESGEYLFGRGIFDMKTGDAIIIALMEYISKDIENFEGNLIYAAVCDEEGNSGGMLSVIPELIKIKEQEELEYLALLDTDYMTSEFEGDENKYVYIGTVGKLMPSFYIVGKETHVGESFKGIDPNQIASSITNRINLNVDFCDVAEGEVSLPPITLKQRDLKPEYSVQIAKTSTLFFNYATHCSTPDEVLIKMKNAAMEAFQSTIDSLNTQYERFCKLAGRKYKELPWKARVLTYEELYKKVQLEMGTELYERIRKITEEMLKDESIDQREFSLKLVEETHKLWSDREPVVIVYYTPPYYPHIYVEGSAPKEKALLDAVADAINTTESDYNLVYKKFFPYISDLSYGAAPKDPKIIAALKNNMPGFGTKYNLPLEDMQKLDLPVLDIGAFGKDAHKFTERIEKKYSFEIAPQLVYKTIINLLKNN; translated from the coding sequence ATGAATAAGCAAATTTCAGAGAGAATTGAGCAGATTGCAGTGGAATTAACAAATCAATTAAGTGTAGTAGAAACACCTGGGGAATTAGATTCTGTACAAAAAATTTATGATATTTTTTCAGAAATGAGTTATTATAAGGAAAATCCTAATCACATAAAATTTGTATATATGCCAAATGATAAACTAGGTAGAAAGTCTGTTATGGCAATGTTAAAAGGAAAGAAAGGAAATAGTAAAAAGACTGTATTAATGATAGGTCATAGTGATACAGTTGGTATTTCTGATTATGGTAGTTTAAAAGAATATGCCAATAAGCCATATGAATTAACAGAGAAATTTAAAGAAATATCATCTACATTACCAGAAGAAGTAAGACGTGACTTGGAATCAGGTGAATATTTATTTGGCAGAGGAATTTTTGATATGAAAACTGGCGATGCTATTATAATAGCATTGATGGAATATATATCAAAGGATATAGAAAATTTTGAAGGTAATTTAATATATGCTGCTGTTTGTGATGAAGAAGGAAACTCTGGTGGTATGTTATCTGTTATACCAGAATTAATTAAGATAAAAGAGCAGGAAGAACTTGAATATTTAGCACTCTTAGATACTGATTATATGACATCAGAATTTGAAGGTGATGAAAATAAATATGTATATATAGGTACAGTAGGTAAATTAATGCCATCATTCTATATAGTAGGAAAAGAGACACATGTTGGAGAATCATTTAAAGGAATAGATCCGAATCAAATAGCCTCTTCCATTACAAATAGAATTAATTTAAATGTTGATTTCTGCGATGTAGCTGAAGGTGAGGTTTCCCTTCCGCCAATCACTTTAAAGCAGAGGGATTTAAAACCGGAATATTCAGTGCAGATAGCAAAAACTTCTACTCTATTCTTCAATTATGCAACACATTGCAGTACACCAGATGAAGTATTGATAAAAATGAAAAATGCTGCCATGGAAGCTTTTCAATCAACTATTGATAGTCTAAATACACAATATGAAAGGTTTTGTAAATTGGCAGGCAGGAAATATAAAGAACTTCCTTGGAAAGCAAGAGTACTAACTTATGAAGAATTATACAAAAAAGTACAGCTGGAAATGGGAACTGAACTTTATGAAAGAATTAGAAAAATTACTGAGGAAATGCTAAAAGATGAGTCAATAGACCAAAGAGAATTTTCATTAAAATTAGTGGAAGAGACTCATAAACTATGGTCTGATAGGGAGCCTGTTGTTATAGTATATTATACACCTCCATATTATCCTCATATTTATGTAGAAGGAAGTGCGCCAAAAGAAAAAGCACTACTTGATGCAGTAGCCGATGCTATAAATACAACAGAATCAGATTATAATCTGGTGTATAAGAAATTCTTTCCATATATTTCAGATTTAAGCTATGGAGCAGCACCAAAGGACCCTAAAATTATAGCAGCATTAAAAAACAATATGCCTGGTTTTGGGACTAAATATAATTTGCCATTAGAAGATATGCAAAAGTTGGATTTACCAGTATTAGATATAGGAGCTTTCGGTAAAGATGCACATAAATTCACAGAGCGAATTGAGAAGAAATACTCCTTCGAAATAGCACCTCAATTAGTATATAAGACCATTATAAATTTAT
- a CDS encoding sodium:alanine symporter family protein translates to MDTFMNFIVSISNWVWGIPMLVILFGGGLILTFSLGFFQFKYFGFICKETFGKILEKPEKGEGTVSPFQAASAALASTIGAANIVGVPVAIAFGGPGAVFWMWLTAFIGSASKFSEIVLGIKYREKNELGEYVGGPQYYLDKGLNAPWLGKLFAFCLMLEIIPSVATQTISVVQTAATLNIPNWVSGAVIAALVGIVVYGGIQRIVQVSEKLVPFMAGVYLLGALVVTIVNITQLPSVVVLIFKHAFAPMAAVGGFGGAMISQTISRGIARGTYSNEAGMGTAPIAHVAAITDHPVRQAFWGIFEIIVSTLIICTMTAMIVLTSGIWKTIPSSEAASMPARAFQSLMGGSLGGGIVTLSITLFVLSTIIVIVFYGEKQAEYLFGTKFSQVMKFIYLVAIFLGAYGGIEFLYSFLDILLASIIIPNMIGLVLMRNQVRELKDDFFNNPNFYPMLRENK, encoded by the coding sequence ATGGATACTTTTATGAACTTTATTGTCAGTATTTCCAATTGGGTTTGGGGAATTCCAATGCTTGTCATTTTATTTGGTGGCGGATTAATTTTAACTTTTTCTTTAGGTTTTTTTCAATTTAAGTATTTTGGATTTATTTGTAAAGAAACCTTTGGCAAGATATTAGAAAAACCTGAAAAAGGTGAGGGCACTGTATCACCTTTCCAAGCTGCTTCTGCTGCCTTGGCATCAACTATAGGTGCGGCTAATATTGTTGGTGTACCTGTTGCAATAGCCTTTGGAGGGCCCGGGGCTGTTTTCTGGATGTGGTTAACCGCTTTTATAGGCAGTGCGTCAAAGTTTAGTGAAATTGTTTTAGGTATTAAATATAGGGAAAAGAATGAGTTAGGTGAATATGTTGGTGGGCCTCAATATTATTTAGACAAAGGTTTAAATGCTCCTTGGCTGGGAAAATTATTTGCTTTTTGTTTAATGCTTGAAATCATTCCATCTGTGGCTACTCAAACTATTTCAGTAGTACAAACTGCTGCTACTCTTAATATTCCAAACTGGGTTTCAGGTGCAGTTATTGCTGCATTAGTTGGTATTGTTGTTTATGGAGGGATTCAAAGAATAGTTCAGGTCTCAGAAAAGTTAGTTCCCTTTATGGCAGGAGTTTATTTATTAGGTGCATTAGTCGTTACTATTGTAAATATTACTCAATTACCATCTGTTGTTGTATTAATATTTAAACATGCATTTGCACCCATGGCAGCAGTGGGCGGTTTTGGTGGTGCAATGATATCACAAACCATTAGTCGTGGTATTGCCAGAGGTACTTATTCTAACGAAGCTGGTATGGGTACAGCGCCTATAGCTCATGTTGCTGCAATAACTGACCATCCAGTTCGACAAGCATTCTGGGGTATATTTGAAATTATAGTTAGTACTTTAATAATTTGTACTATGACAGCTATGATTGTTCTAACATCTGGTATATGGAAGACAATTCCTTCATCAGAAGCAGCTAGCATGCCTGCAAGAGCATTTCAGTCATTGATGGGTGGAAGTCTTGGAGGAGGAATAGTAACTTTAAGTATTACATTATTTGTATTGTCGACTATAATAGTTATTGTATTCTACGGTGAAAAACAAGCTGAATATTTATTTGGAACAAAGTTTTCTCAAGTGATGAAATTTATTTATTTAGTAGCTATATTTTTAGGTGCGTATGGAGGTATAGAATTTTTATATAGTTTCTTAGATATACTTTTGGCTTCTATTATTATTCCTAATATGATAGGATTGGTATTAATGAGAAACCAAGTTAGAGAGTTGAAGGATGATTTTTTTAATAATCCTAATTTTTATCCAATGCTAAGAGAAAATAAATAA
- a CDS encoding sigma 54-interacting transcriptional regulator encodes MFEQFDSKNVVIVNNKGEIVYFTMNNLPVYDLIVENTIGRKLTSLYKNLHNSNSSMIAAIKTGKSFINLKQGLKTQRDNLIYQVGSTYPLIDDGKIIGAIEFADIVNEDNVGIWNRFYKHEICYKENGTCYTIDDIITQSSRMLEIKEKIRRVSKTESTVLIQGNTGTGKELVAHSIHNCSNRRHAPFISQNCGAIPENLLEGILFGTAKGSFTSAEDKEGIFELAKGGTLFLDEINSLSSVSQVKLLKAIEEKRIRRIGGTHDIPLDIRIIVALNESPEKLVKEGRMRNDLYYRLSVVQIILPDLVDRKDDIELLSNYYIERYNQELGNNVEPISKELLSAFEQYYWPGNIRELRNVIEGCFNIIIRNEITIEDVPRRIFESKNVPSIKILESSGFDLKSYLEDHEKNIILEAYKTHQNNLSLTAKSLKISRQLLKYKIDKYIK; translated from the coding sequence ATGTTTGAACAATTCGATTCTAAAAATGTAGTTATAGTTAATAATAAAGGTGAAATTGTTTATTTTACTATGAATAATTTACCTGTTTATGATTTGATAGTAGAAAATACCATTGGAAGGAAACTCACTTCTCTTTACAAAAATTTACATAACAGCAATAGCTCCATGATTGCTGCTATAAAAACGGGAAAATCTTTTATTAATTTGAAGCAAGGATTAAAGACTCAAAGAGATAATTTGATATATCAGGTTGGATCCACATATCCGCTTATAGACGATGGCAAGATAATTGGAGCCATTGAATTTGCAGATATTGTAAATGAAGATAATGTTGGTATATGGAATAGATTTTATAAGCATGAAATATGCTATAAAGAAAATGGTACATGCTATACCATTGATGATATAATAACCCAGAGTTCTAGAATGCTTGAAATTAAAGAAAAGATTCGTAGAGTATCAAAAACAGAGTCTACTGTTTTGATTCAAGGTAATACTGGCACAGGAAAGGAGTTAGTTGCACACTCTATTCATAATTGTAGCAATAGGAGACATGCTCCTTTTATTTCTCAGAACTGCGGAGCTATACCGGAAAATTTACTTGAGGGCATTTTATTTGGCACAGCAAAAGGAAGTTTTACATCTGCTGAAGATAAAGAAGGAATTTTCGAACTAGCTAAAGGAGGAACTTTATTTTTGGATGAAATAAACTCCTTGAGTTCTGTATCACAAGTGAAACTTTTAAAAGCCATTGAAGAAAAACGAATTAGGAGAATCGGAGGAACACATGATATACCTTTAGATATAAGAATTATTGTCGCATTAAACGAAAGTCCAGAGAAGCTTGTAAAAGAGGGAAGGATGAGAAATGACTTATATTATAGGCTCTCAGTGGTTCAAATTATTTTACCTGATTTAGTTGATAGAAAAGATGATATAGAACTTCTATCTAATTATTACATAGAAAGATATAATCAGGAATTAGGTAATAATGTAGAGCCAATTTCAAAAGAACTACTTTCTGCATTTGAACAATATTATTGGCCTGGAAACATTAGGGAACTCCGAAATGTAATTGAGGGATGTTTTAATATTATCATAAGAAATGAGATTACAATAGAAGATGTGCCAAGAAGAATTTTTGAAAGTAAAAATGTTCCTTCCATAAAAATATTAGAGAGCTCTGGTTTTGATTTAAAGTCTTATTTAGAGGACCATGAAAAAAATATTATTTTAGAAGCGTATAAAACTCATCAGAATAATTTAAGCTTAACAGCTAAATCTCTAAAAATTTCAAGACAATTATTAAAGTATAAAATAGATAAATATATAAAATGA
- a CDS encoding replication-associated recombination protein A, with translation MDLFTLGMEEKLKRNAPLADRMRPEKIEEFVGQKHLLGEGRFLNRAIKADRITSMILFGPPGTGKTTLAMIIANTTNMIFEKLSAVTSGVKDIREVMDRAEENLKLYNKRTILFVDEIHRFNKSQQDALLPSVERGIIILIGATTENPYFEVNKALLSRVMVLKLESLTKEDLKHLIENALSNKEKGLGEYKVDITEEAINYLITIADGDGRTILNSLEIGVLSTPYNEAGIVQIDLNTIKSSIQIKTARYDKDGDEHYDTISAFIKSMRGSDPDATLYWLAKMINAGEDPKFIARRIIICASEDVGNADPNALNIAVSAFNAVNVIGMPEGRIPLAQAAVYIATAPKSNAAYIGIDKALEDIRSKEIGKVPTHLKDGHYPGAKNLGHGIGYKYPHDYENAFIPQQYLPTEFIGKKYYEPTENGYEKEIKKRLQK, from the coding sequence ATGGATTTATTTACTTTAGGCATGGAAGAAAAATTAAAAAGGAATGCACCTTTGGCTGATAGAATGAGGCCTGAAAAAATAGAGGAATTTGTAGGACAGAAGCATTTATTAGGAGAAGGAAGATTTTTAAATAGAGCTATAAAAGCAGATAGAATAACTTCAATGATACTTTTTGGACCACCAGGTACGGGAAAAACTACTTTGGCTATGATAATAGCCAATACTACCAATATGATATTTGAAAAGTTATCTGCCGTAACATCTGGAGTAAAAGATATCCGAGAGGTTATGGATAGGGCAGAAGAAAATTTAAAACTATATAATAAAAGGACTATTTTATTTGTTGATGAGATACATAGATTTAATAAATCTCAACAAGATGCACTACTTCCTTCTGTAGAAAGAGGAATTATAATACTCATAGGGGCTACTACTGAAAATCCTTACTTTGAGGTAAATAAAGCATTGCTATCTAGAGTTATGGTCTTAAAACTAGAATCTTTAACTAAAGAGGATTTAAAACATCTTATAGAAAATGCTTTATCTAATAAAGAAAAGGGATTAGGAGAATATAAAGTAGATATAACAGAAGAAGCCATAAATTATCTCATAACTATTGCAGATGGAGATGGAAGAACTATACTTAATTCTTTAGAAATAGGAGTTCTTTCAACACCTTATAATGAGGCAGGAATAGTCCAAATTGATTTAAACACAATAAAATCATCTATACAAATAAAAACAGCTAGATATGATAAAGACGGTGATGAACATTATGATACCATATCTGCTTTTATTAAAAGTATGAGAGGTTCTGATCCAGACGCTACTTTGTATTGGTTAGCGAAAATGATAAATGCAGGAGAAGACCCTAAGTTTATTGCTAGAAGAATTATAATCTGTGCATCGGAAGATGTAGGGAATGCAGATCCCAATGCTTTAAATATTGCAGTATCTGCCTTTAATGCAGTAAATGTAATAGGTATGCCAGAAGGAAGAATTCCTTTAGCACAAGCAGCAGTCTATATAGCCACTGCGCCAAAGAGCAATGCAGCATATATAGGTATTGATAAAGCCCTAGAGGATATAAGAAGCAAAGAAATAGGAAAGGTGCCTACACATCTGAAGGATGGTCATTATCCTGGAGCAAAGAATTTAGGTCATGGCATAGGATATAAATATCCTCATGATTATGAAAATGCTTTTATTCCGCAACAATATTTGCCCACTGAATTTATAGGAAAGAAATACTATGAGCCTACAGAAAATGGGTATGAAAAAGAAATAAAGAAAAGATTGCAGAAGTAA